A genomic region of Gossypium hirsutum isolate 1008001.06 chromosome D01, Gossypium_hirsutum_v2.1, whole genome shotgun sequence contains the following coding sequences:
- the LOC107921369 gene encoding 2-phytyl-1,4-beta-naphthoquinone methyltransferase, chloroplastic → MHSLQFSVPLLPTSRFKRHSVRCASDRQQLFNRIAPVYDNLNDLLSLGQHRIWKRMAVSWSGAKTGDSLLDLCCGSGDLTFLMSEKAGADGKVIGLDFSKEQLSIASSRQYLLSKACYNNIEWVEGDALDLPFSNGYFDAITMGYGLRNVVDKRRAMQEMFRVLKPGSRVSILDFNKSMQPFTALFQEWMIDNVVVPTATVYGLAKEYQYLKTSIDEFLTGKELEKLALDAGFSYARHYEIGGGLMGNLVAAR, encoded by the exons ATGCATTCTCTTCAATTCTCAGTTCCACTACTACCAACTTCCCGGTTCAAACGCCATTCCGTTCGTTGCGCTAGCGACCGCCAGCAGCTTTTTAACCGCATTGCCCCTGTTTATGATAAC CTGAATGATTTGCTGAGTTTGGGTCAGCATCGTATATGGAAACGCATGGCTGTATCATGGAGTGG GGCCAAAACGGGAGATTCCCTCTTGGATTTGTGCTGTGGAAGCGGGGATTTAACCTTCCTCATGTCTGAGAAGGCCGGTGCCGACGGCAAA GTAATTGGCCTCGATTTCTCGAAAGAACAACTATCAATTGCTTCATCACGCCAATACTTGCTTTCAAAGGCTTGCTACAATAACATTGA ATGGGTTGAAGGTGATGCACTCGATTTGCCATTTTCTAATGGTTACTTTGATGCTATTACTATGGGTTATGGGCTGCGCAATGTGGTTGATAAACGTCGAGCTATGCAGGAGATGTTCCGAGTTCTAAAGCCTG GCTCAAGGGTATCGATCCTCGACTTCAATAAAAGCATGCAGCCATTTACTGCATTGTTTCAG GAATGGATGATTGATAATGTTGTAGTACCAACGGCAACAGTTTACGGCCTTGCCAAGGAGTACCAGTATTTGAAAacttccattgatgaatttttaaCAG GGAAGGAATTGGAGAAACTGGCCTTAGATGCAGGGTTTTCTTATGCCAGACATTACGAGATAGGCGGAGGCCTCATGGGGAACCTAGTAGCCGCACGTTAA